The proteins below come from a single Ictalurus furcatus strain D&B chromosome 15, Billie_1.0, whole genome shotgun sequence genomic window:
- the rbp7a gene encoding retinoid-binding protein 7a: MPTSLCGKWELLSSINLEGYMIALGIGSSTRKIALKLKQHKLIEQANDKYVIKTFSTFRNYVFSFRVDEEFDEFTKGLDERHCKSVVTWEENRMVCIQKGEKKNRGWAHWIEDNKLHLELYCEDQTCKQVFKRVA; the protein is encoded by the exons atgcccACCAGCCTTTGTGGGAAATGGGAACTGCTCAGCAGCATCAATTTGGAGGGGTACATGATTGCTTTGG GAATTGGCTCGTCCACTCGTAAGATAGCGCTGAAGCTCAAGCAGCATAAGCTGATCGAGCAGGCCAACGACAAGTATGTGATCAAAACTTTCAGCACCTTCAGGAACTACGTCTTCTCCTTCAGAGTGGATGAGGAGTTTGATGAGTTTACTAAGGGCTTGGATGAGAGACACTGCAAG TCTGTGGTGACATGGGAGGAGAACAGGATGGTGTGCATTCAGAAGggtgagaagaaaaacagaggTTGGGCTCACTGGATTGAGGACAATAAACTGCACCTG GAGCTTTATTGCGAGGACCAAACCTGCAAGCAAGTTTTCAAAAGAGTGGCTTAA